The Rubricoccus marinus nucleotide sequence CACGCAGGAGGACATCGACCGCTGCGTCGACGCCATCGCTGAGGCGTTGGAGACGGGCGCCCACCTCCGCTACGAGGCGCCGACCGAGGCCGGCCCCGTAACCTGAACACCGAGCGCTTTTCCGACGGACCTTTTCCGCCAGAGGCCTTAGCCTCGCCGGCCTCTTGCGCCGGCAGACGAAAGGGGGATCGTTCAACATCGGCGGCCGGGCGAAGACCTTAAACGGTGAGCCGATGTGGTACCGAACGCACCCTTCTACCCCGGAGCGTTACGGTTCTGTACCGCTCCGGGGGGGATGATTAAGGCGGGGCGCACCGCCCCTGATGAGGCCCCTGAAGCATTAATCGGGGCATACGGCACGCAGAGGCTCCGAGATGGGGGCATTGTTGAAGAGACGGGGGGACGCCGCGGGAGGCCGGGCGGCTGTGGGCATGGGCCTTGCAGAAGAGCCCGACAACCTTCCCTCGTGCTCATGCCTTTCTGGACTCTCCGACTCGTCGCTAGCGCTGGTGTCATCGCCCTCTTGGGGCGGTTGCCCGAGACGCCCAGCGAAGCGTTCGTCTTGAGTCTGGGCGTGTGCCTGCTCGCGTTCGGTGGCCTGCTCATCGCCGACACGCTGCCCCGGTTGCGACGCACACGTCGCGCCCACCACGCCTAGACGCCTCCTATGAAGACGCCCCTACAAGCCGCCGCCGTCCGCTTCTCGCACGACCCCTCGGAGTTGAACGGCCGAGACGTTGCCGTCGCCGCGCTCCCGCTGGTCCGCTCCATGGTTCGCCGCGTAACCCTCCCCGACCATCCTCTGGCGACCTACGCCGACCTAGAGAACGCCGGAATGTTGGGCATGGTGCAGGCGCTGCACTCTTACGACCCCGAGCGCGGGACCAGCTTCGCGAGCTTCGCCTACGGCCGCATCCGTGGTGCCCTGATCGACTTCCTGCGCACCATCGACACGCTGAGCCGGGACCGCCGCCGCCGTGTGGCTGAGGCTTCGCGCTGCGCCGAGGAGCTTCAGCAGGAGCTCGGCGCCGAGCCCCGCGCCGCCCAGGTCGCCACCCGCCTTGGCGTGAGCGTCAAGGACTACGACCGCCTCCGCACGGATGCCCAGCAGCGGTTCATGCTCTCCCTCTACGCCGAGAGCGAGTCCCGCCCCGTGCCGATCGACACGCTCCCTTCCCCCATCGAGGATTGCAAGAACGAGGCGGTCGAGCGCCGCTCGCTCTACGACTACGTGGACACGCTTGTGGACTGCCTCCCGGAGCGCGAGCAGAAGATCGTCAACCTGTACTTCCACGAGGGCTGGACGCTGCGCGAGATCGCGGGCGACCTCCAGCTCACCGAGGCCCGGATCTCGCAGATCCTGTCCAAGACGCTCGGCACCCTGCGCACGCACATGCAGCGTAACAGCGTCGCCGCCTAAAGAAAACGGCTACAACGCTTTAGGCCTCTGGCGAGAGGCCGATACTGAGCAACGAGTCTCCTGAGGGAGAGAGGGAGACGGCCGGGGCCGGAGCGGGTACGCTCGGTCTCGGCCGCTTTTTTTGCCCCCGGCGCCAGAGGCCGCCTGTGGGGGAATGCGACGGGTGAGGCAACCGGTCCTCGGCTGGAGTCCATCGCGCAGAATGGAGAGGACACCGCGCAAGAGGCCTGAGCCCTAGCGGCGTTCTGGGCGCGCCTTCGCGGATCGGCGGTTGCGTTCGCGCTAGGTTACGCACGCACCCTCCCGCTCTCGCATGCTCTGGCGCTCCGTCTTTTTCGCCCTCGTCCTCGCCTCTGGCGTGAGCGCCCAACCGCAGACCGTCGGCGAGACGCTGCAGCAGATCGAGACCGCCTCGGCGATTGAGGATGACGCCGAGCGTCGCGTCGCGCTCGACGCGATCTGGAGCGGTCTCCGGACGGCGGGCCAGATTCCGGCAGCTTCCGGTGATTCCGCCCTCTTCCTCTGGCGCGGGAACGCCTCGGGCGTGAGCGTGGCCGGAGACCACACAGGCTGGAACGCGACGGCGGCGCCTCTGGCGCGGATCGGACGCGGCGACGTGTGGGCGCGCCTGGAGCGCTTCCCCGCGAACGCGCGGCTGGACTACAAGCTCGTCGTGGGGAGCAACTGGATCCTGGACCCCAACAACCCGAACCAACAATGGAGCGGGTTTGGCCCTAACTCCGAGCTCCGAATGCCCGCTTGGGAGTTCCCGCAGGAAACCGTGCCCGAGCCGGGCGTCGCCAGAGGCTCGCTTTCCACGGCAGTCACGATGCAGAGCGTGGCGTACGGCGCGCCCGTCGTGTACCGCGTGTACACGCCCGCCAACGTGGACGTGCTCTCCGACTTGCCCGTGATCTACGTCACCGATGGCCACGAGTACGCCGACGACCGCCTGGGCGCGCTCCGCATCGTGCTCGACAACCTCGTCGCCAGAGGCGACGTGGAGCCGGCGATCGTCGTGTTTATCGACCCGCGGCTGAACGGACAGAACCGTCGGCAGGACCAGTACGTGCAGAATGCGGGCTTCGCGGACTTCGTGGCGACCGAGCTGGTGCCGGCCGTCGACGCCGCGTACCCGACGCGGACCGACCGCGAGAGCCGCGTGATCCTCGGAACGTCTCTCGGCGGCGTCTTCTCCACCTATCTCGGCCTCCAGTACCCCGGCGTGTTCGGCAAGCTCGCGATCCAGTCGCCCGCGTTCTGGGTCAGCGAAAGCGCGCAGTGGTGGACCGGCCCGAGCCTCTACAGCCTCATGGCCGCCTCTGGCGAGACTTGGGACGTGCACATGACCACCGGCACGATCAACGACACCGAGAGCGGCGCGCGCCGGATGCGGAGCGCGATGGAGGCTCGCGGCGTACCGCTCACCTACCGCGAGGTCCCCGAAGGCCACTCGTGGGGCAACTGGCGTGCGCTCCTAGACGACATGCTGCGCGCGCTCCTGCCCGCGAGCGGCTCCACCTCGGGCGAGGCAACTCCCGAATCCGCGCCAGCGGCCGCGTTGCCGTTCCGAGCGTTCCCCAACCCGGCACAGGCATTCGTGACGTTCGAGGTGCCCGGCGCCACGGCGCCCGTACGCATCGCGTGCGCGGATTCGCTCGGCCGCGAGGTGCTCGCCGTCTGGACCGCCGCCAGAGGCCACGCCGTCCGCGTGCCGACCCGCGCGCTGGCCTCTGGCGTGTACGCCTGCACGGCGACATCTGGCGAGGTCCGGGCCGCTCGCATGCTCACCATCGCGCGCTAGGATGGACGCCTCGCCTACTCTACTGCCGACCGACGCGCGCCTGCCCGCTCTCCCGCCGGCGGTGCCGAGGCGGCGCTATCCCATCGCGAAGGTCCTGGGCTGGTTGCTCCTCAAGGCGCTCGGATGGCGGTACGTGGGAGGGTTCACAAACGCCCCGCGGCAGGTGCTGATCGGGTGGCCGCACACCTCCAATTGGGACGGCATCATCGGCCTCGGCGCCGCGGCGCTGTGCGGCATCGACGTCAACGTTCTCGCAAAGCGCGCGCTGTTCCGCCCACCGGTGGGCTGGATCCTGCGCTCGTTCGGTGGGATCCCCGTGGAGCGTACGCGGCCCGGCGGACTCGTGGAAGAGGCCATCGAGCGGTTTGAAGCCGCCGAAGCCTCTGGCGGGACGCTCGTGCTCGCGATGGCGCCCGAGGGCACGCGCGGACGCGGCGAGGGCTGGAAAACCGGCTTCCACCGGATCGCCGTCCGCGCCGGGGTGCCCATCGCCGTGCTGTGCTTCGACTACCGCCGCAAAGAGATCGGCGTGGTGGGCACCGTGGTCCCCTCTGGCGATCTCGACCAAGACCTCGCGGCCATTTCGGCCCTGCTGGTAGACGTGCGCGGGCGCCACCCCGAAAAAGCGACGCCTGCGGCCTCTGGCGTGGCGCTCCCTCCCACCGAAACGCGTGCCCCGCGCCTCTAGCCCGGCGCGCAGAACGCCAGAGGCCAGGACCGCGTTTGCGCCGTTCAACCGTGCTGGAGGCGTGCCGCCGCGAGTAGCAGTACACGCCTCTGACACTCGGGCGCGAGGCGCGAGGCAGCGGGACAAAACCCGCTGGTAGAGGGGTGGAATCCACAGCGCGAGAGGCCGCGGCTCCGGTACCTTCGGGCGTGCCTCTGCCGCCCCCTTTTACGCCGCTCTCGCGGGTCGCCGTTGCGGCCCCGTCCTCGGCTGCGCTCCACCGGAAGGACGCCGAGGCGGGCCTGGACGCTCTCCGCGCCAGAGGCCTGACCGTGGAATCCGGCCGGGCACTGGCGCCGCGCCTGGGCTACCTCGCCGGAACCGACGACGACCGCACGGCCGAGCTCAACGCGCTGTTCCGCCGCGACGACCTGGACGCGATTGTGTGCCTCCGTGGCGGCTACGGCGCGCTCCGCATCCTGGACCGCCTGGATTGGGACGCGTTGGCGGCCCACCCCAAGCTGATCGTCGGCTACTCCGACATCACCGCGCTCCACTTCGCCGCCTGGGCACTGGCCGGCGTCCCCGGACTGTCCGCCGCGATGGCGGCACCGGACTGGCCAGACCTGGACCCCGCCAGCGAGCAGCAGCTGTGGGACGTGGCCTCTGGCGCGCACCCGTGGGAAGTCGTCGGCCCCGGCGGCGAGCCTCTGGCGCCGATGAGCCCTGGCGAGTCGGAGGGGACGCTGATCGGCGGCAACCTCTCACTTATCGCAGCGCTACTCGGCACGCCGTACTTGCCCGACCTCACCGGCGCGATCCTGTTTATCGAGGACGTTGGCGAGTCGCCGTACCGGATCGACGGACTCCTGGCGCGGCTGCACCTCGCGGGCGTGCTCAAGCGGCTCGGTGGGCTCGTCTTTGGCGCCTTCACAGGCGCCGAGCCGCCCAAGAACCGCCCCAGCCTTGAACTCGACGAGGTCCTCGCGCATTACGCCGCGTTCGTACCCGGCCCCGTCGCCAGAGGCCTGGTCTACGGCCACTTCTCGCGCAAGACGCCCATGCCGGTCGGCGTCCACGCGCGCCTGACGGTCGGCGCCGACGCGGTGCTGACCACGCTTTCCCCCCTCACCGCGCCGCCGCAGTGACGCCACCCCTCGGGACGCCCATTTCTGTACCGCGCCCGATGCGGCTCTCGGTCTTCGCCTCTGGCGGCGGCTCGAACCTCGGCGCGATCCTGGACGCCATCGACGCCGGAACGCTCGCGGCTTCGGTCGCCGTGGTGGTCACCGACCGCGAGGGCATCGGCGCACTGGAGCGGGCCGCCGCGCGCGGCATCCCGCGCGAGGTCGTAACGCCAGAGGCCCAGGACTACGCCTCTGGCGCTCGCTTCGCGGATGCGCTGCTGGACGTGCTCGCGCGGTACGACACGCACGCCATCGCGCTCGCGGGGTATCTGAAGCGAATTCCGCCCGAGGTGGTCGCGGCGTTCCGGCACCGGATCCTGAACGTGCACCCCAGCCTCCTTCCGGCCTTTGGCGGAGCGGGGATGTACGGCAAGCACGTGCACCGCGCCGTCCTGGACTACGGCGCCCGGTTCTCCGGCGCGACGGTCCACTTCGTCGACACCGAATTCGACACCGGCCCGGTGGTGCTCCAGGACACCGTCCCGGTCCACGCCGACGACACGCCAGAGGCCCTCGCTGCGCGCGTGCTGGCCGTGGAGCACCAGGTCTTCCCCCGCGCCCTCGCCCTTCTCGCCGACGGGCGTCTGAGCCTGGACGGCCGCCTCGTTCGCATCCTGCCAGTAGCCAGTAGCCAGTAGCCAGTAGCCAGTAGCCAGTAGCCAGTAGCCAAATCAGCGCAGCCTCTGGCGCCGCGTCAAGCTTCTGGCGCGATATCCCGCGTACCCACGCGCTAGAGGCCCCTGGCGCCGCGAGGCCAGCGTGACGCTCTGCCACTCCCCACTGCCCCCATCCCTCCGCCATGATCTCCGCTAAGACTCTCCCCCCTCCCGCCGACC carries:
- a CDS encoding sigma-70 family RNA polymerase sigma factor, coding for MKTPLQAAAVRFSHDPSELNGRDVAVAALPLVRSMVRRVTLPDHPLATYADLENAGMLGMVQALHSYDPERGTSFASFAYGRIRGALIDFLRTIDTLSRDRRRRVAEASRCAEELQQELGAEPRAAQVATRLGVSVKDYDRLRTDAQQRFMLSLYAESESRPVPIDTLPSPIEDCKNEAVERRSLYDYVDTLVDCLPEREQKIVNLYFHEGWTLREIAGDLQLTEARISQILSKTLGTLRTHMQRNSVAA
- a CDS encoding alpha/beta hydrolase; this translates as MLWRSVFFALVLASGVSAQPQTVGETLQQIETASAIEDDAERRVALDAIWSGLRTAGQIPAASGDSALFLWRGNASGVSVAGDHTGWNATAAPLARIGRGDVWARLERFPANARLDYKLVVGSNWILDPNNPNQQWSGFGPNSELRMPAWEFPQETVPEPGVARGSLSTAVTMQSVAYGAPVVYRVYTPANVDVLSDLPVIYVTDGHEYADDRLGALRIVLDNLVARGDVEPAIVVFIDPRLNGQNRRQDQYVQNAGFADFVATELVPAVDAAYPTRTDRESRVILGTSLGGVFSTYLGLQYPGVFGKLAIQSPAFWVSESAQWWTGPSLYSLMAASGETWDVHMTTGTINDTESGARRMRSAMEARGVPLTYREVPEGHSWGNWRALLDDMLRALLPASGSTSGEATPESAPAAALPFRAFPNPAQAFVTFEVPGATAPVRIACADSLGREVLAVWTAARGHAVRVPTRALASGVYACTATSGEVRAARMLTIAR
- a CDS encoding 1-acyl-sn-glycerol-3-phosphate acyltransferase; this encodes MDASPTLLPTDARLPALPPAVPRRRYPIAKVLGWLLLKALGWRYVGGFTNAPRQVLIGWPHTSNWDGIIGLGAAALCGIDVNVLAKRALFRPPVGWILRSFGGIPVERTRPGGLVEEAIERFEAAEASGGTLVLAMAPEGTRGRGEGWKTGFHRIAVRAGVPIAVLCFDYRRKEIGVVGTVVPSGDLDQDLAAISALLVDVRGRHPEKATPAASGVALPPTETRAPRL
- a CDS encoding S66 peptidase family protein, which codes for MPLPPPFTPLSRVAVAAPSSAALHRKDAEAGLDALRARGLTVESGRALAPRLGYLAGTDDDRTAELNALFRRDDLDAIVCLRGGYGALRILDRLDWDALAAHPKLIVGYSDITALHFAAWALAGVPGLSAAMAAPDWPDLDPASEQQLWDVASGAHPWEVVGPGGEPLAPMSPGESEGTLIGGNLSLIAALLGTPYLPDLTGAILFIEDVGESPYRIDGLLARLHLAGVLKRLGGLVFGAFTGAEPPKNRPSLELDEVLAHYAAFVPGPVARGLVYGHFSRKTPMPVGVHARLTVGADAVLTTLSPLTAPPQ
- the purN gene encoding phosphoribosylglycinamide formyltransferase gives rise to the protein MTPPLGTPISVPRPMRLSVFASGGGSNLGAILDAIDAGTLAASVAVVVTDREGIGALERAAARGIPREVVTPEAQDYASGARFADALLDVLARYDTHAIALAGYLKRIPPEVVAAFRHRILNVHPSLLPAFGGAGMYGKHVHRAVLDYGARFSGATVHFVDTEFDTGPVVLQDTVPVHADDTPEALAARVLAVEHQVFPRALALLADGRLSLDGRLVRILPVASSQ